A window of Arcobacter acticola genomic DNA:
CTCTTGCTCTTCTATTTTTCCATCATTCATGATAGCTCCAAATAGTTTTTAAGTAGCTATTTTCATTTAAATATTTTTCCATATCATTATAATTATGATCATTTAAACTTTTTCTCAGTATTGCTCTTATCTCATTAGTGTCATAATCAATATCTTCTAAGATATCAATAATCTTTTGAGACTCTAAGATCTTTTCTAAAACAACTTCACCATCTTTAAATACAACATTAACTTCTGTTGGGTGAGAAAATAAATTATGTTTCATTCCTAATGTATCTTGATAAGCTCCCACGTTAAAGAATCCTATGAAATAATCTTCTTTATTTAAATTTACATCATGTAAATATAAAGGTTTTTTTATATCAAATGGTAATTCTCCATCACTATCACAAGTAATATCCCATAATGATGCACTTCTTGTTGGTTTTTTATCAAGATGAGTAATAGGCATTATAGGAAATTCTTGGTCAATTCCCCAATAATCAGGAAGTGATTGGAATAATGAAAAGTTTAATAAATATTTTTCTTGAATATTTTCATCAAGCTTTTTTAACTCTTCATAGTGGTCAATTTCAAGTAAAGATATAGCTTTTTTAATAACTTGGTGAGTTAAAATTTCAGCATTTGATCTGTCTTGTAAATCAATATAACCTAAATCAAATAGTGTTAATAAAGATTCCATATGGTCAATACTATCATGCATATACTCATAAGCAGTTCTTTTTGACATATCTCTTAATAAGTCATGTAATTCTTGAATTAATGGAGGATTTTTTTCTTTTAAATTTAAATGGTCAAGATCATATTCAGAAGAGAATAATTCAAGAACAGGAGTTATTAAAACAGTTGAAGCCGCAGATATAAATCTTCCTGATTCTGTGAAAATATTTGGTTCATCAACACCTTTTTGCTTTGCAATATCTTTTAATGTAAAAATAACATCATTTGAAAATTCAGATAATGAATAAAATCTTGTTCTTTCATAAGCATTATATTCAACAGCTAATCCACCACCAATATTAATAGCGTTAAGATTTGTAGCACCTAGATTTTTGAGTTCGGCATAAATATGTCCAGCTTCTCTTAATGCTTTTTTTAATGGTTTGATTGAGTTCATTGCTGAACCAATATGGAAGTGAATCATTGTTAAATACTTAACTATATTATTATCTTCCATTAATTCATAAGCTTCTAAAATTTCAGTAGATGTAAGACCAAATTTAGAGTTAATACCTCCACTTTTAGCCCATAATCCACTTCCTCCACTGTGAAGCCTAACTCTTAGTCCAATACTTGGAGCTTCCATTTTTGTTTCGTTTAAAACCTCTATAATCATTTCTAGTTCGTTTAAACCTTCTATAATAAGTGTAATATCATGACCCATACTTTTAGCAATAAACCCTAAATGAATCATCTCTTTATCTTTAAATCCATTAACCGTAATTGGAGAATTTATATTATTGTAAGTCATTGCAATTACAAGTTCAGCTTTACTTCCAGCTTCTAATCCATAATTAAACTTTTTACCTTCATTTATTAAAGGATGAATAAAGTTTGGTAATTGATTTACTTTTAAAGGGAAAACAGCATTAAAATTACCTTTATAATCATATTCTTTAATACTTGCATTAAATGTGTTGTATAAAGTATTTATTTGCTTCTCTGTAATATGAGGAAACCTTAAAAGCAAAGGACCTTTAAAGTCTTGTTTTCTTATATCCTTAACAATAGAGATTAAAGAAGGTTTACAATCATGATTTATCTTCGCTAATCCATCTTCTATTACAAAATTGTCATCACTCCATATATTTATACCATAGTTATTCACTTTTAAAAATCCTCTAATTTTAAATTTGTTTCTTCTCTTGTTTTTATATTTTTTATATAAATTGTGCCATTTTTTAGTTCATTTTCACCAATTAGTGCAACAATATTAGCCCCTAGTTTTTCAGCAATACTAAAATGTTTTCCAAAACTTCTTGGCGTGTATTCTACTAAAGTTTTTGTTGTTTTTCTCTTTTGATTTGCAACTTTTATCATAGTATTTAATGAACTATCATCCAGGGTACCCATGTATATCACATCTTGATTACATTGTGGCATCTTAATTAGCTCTAATAGTCTTTCAATTCCAATTGCAAAACCAATTCCAGGTGTTGATTTTCCACCTAAGAATTCAACAAGTTTATCATATCTTCCACCACCTGCAATAGCACTTTGTGCACCAATTTCATTACTTACAAACTCAAATGCTGTTTTATTATAATAATCTAAACCTCTTACAAGATTTGAATCTACTTCATAATTTATGTTATTGAAATTTAAAATCTCTTTTAGTTTTTCAAAATCACTATCACAAGAATTACATAAACTAGTAGTTATTTTTGGAGCACCTGTTAATAATAATTGACATTTATCATTTTTACAATCTAAAACTCTAATTGGGTTGGTTAGAATTCTTCTATTACAGTCTTCACAAAGATTCTCTTTAAAATTTGTTAAATGTTTAACTAGGTTTTCTTTATACGGAGGCATGCACTCATTACAACCAAGAGAATTTAATTTTAAAGTAAATCCAATTCCAAAAAATTCAAGAATTTCTTTAAGCATGATGATTATATTTGCATCTTCAAAAACAGAATCTATTCCAAAGACTTCACAACCAAATTGGTGAAATTCTCTTAATCTTCCTTTTTGAGGTCTTTCATATCTAAACATAGGTCCGTAATAATACCATTTGTAGTTCCCACCAGCACGATCAAGTTTTTTCTCAACAAAATGTCTCACAACTCCTGCTGTTCCTTCTGGCCTTAAACAAACGTCATTTTCACCTTTATCAATAAATTGATACATCTCTTTATTTACAATATCACTACTTTCTCCAACAGATCTTTTAAATAATGCTGTTTCTTCTAAAAGGGGTGTTTCAATATATGAAAAACCGTAGTTTTTTGCAATTTTTGATGCATTATCTACAAAATAAGTAAATAAAGCACTCTCTTCATTTACAATATCTTTCATACCTCTTAAGCTTTGTATTGTCTTATTTGCCATTCATAAATTCCTCTATCTTCATCTCTATTTCTTCTATTTTCAAGCTTGCATCTATAAAAATATAATTTATATTTAATTTTTTTATTGTTTCTTTCATTCTATTTTGGATATTCAATAAGTAATCAATTCCTCTTAATTCTATAGAATCATTTTCTTTTTGTGATAATCTATATTTCAATTCTTCAGGTGTTAATTCAAGTAAAATTACATGGCTTGGAAGGGTATTATCTGTTGCAATTAAATTAAGTTCAATTAGTTGATCTATTTTTAATTGAGTAGAATAGGCAATCCCTGATATTATCGATCTATCTGAAATTATTGTATTATTTTTATTGGGCTTTATCACTTGTTCAATATGCTCAGCTCTATCAGCCATAAAAAGAAACATTTCAGCAACTTTTGATTTTGCTTCTCCATTTAAAGCCATAACTCTAAGTTTAGTTCCAAGTTCTGTTCCTCCTGGCTCTTTTGTAAAAATTGCCTTTGGATATTTACTTTTTAATAAATTTAATTGAGTAGATTTACCAGCTGTATCAATACCTTCTATAACTGCATACATTTTACTACTTTCTCTGGAACTAAATGTTCAAATTTACCATTGAATCTTATAATTTCTCTAACAATTGTAGAAGAAACAAAAGCATTTTGTAATGTTGGCATTAAATATAAAGTTTCAATTTTTTTATTTATTGAAGAGTTTGCATATCCCATTTGAAGTTCAAATTCAAAATCTGAAACAGCTCTTAATCCTCTAATAATTGTATTTACTTTAAGCTCAGTTGCTAAATCAACAAGTAATGTGTCAAATCCTAAAACACTTACTCCTTCTATTCCTTCAACCGCTGCTTGTGCAAATGCAACTCTTTGATCGTGATCAAACATAGGTTTTTTTAGTTCACTTTTTGCAACAGCTATAATTACTTCATCAAATATATTTGCGGCTCTTTTTATGATATCTAAATGGCCATTTGTAATTGGATCAAAAGTACCACTATATATAGCTTTTCTATATGAATTTATATCACAGTTCTTTGGCATATTTATTCCCATCTTTTATATAAGTTATTATCTATTTTTAGTAAATCAAACCATTTACCAATTAGAAATTTTTCCATATCTTCTAAACTTTGCTGAGCACTATAATAACCCAGAATTGGAGGTGCTATTATTACTCCTAAGTTTGACAATTTAAGCATATTTTCTAAAACAATACTATTTAAAGGCATTTCTCTAGGTGCAAGAACTATATCTCTTTTTTCTTTTAACATAACTGTAAAAGCCCTTGTTATAAGTGAATCTGAAATTCCAACAGCACATTTTGCTAAGGTATTCATAGAGCATGGCAAAATTATCATTTTGTCCACTTTAAAAGAGCCAGATGCAATACTTGCACCAATATTTGAATCTTTAAAAACTGTTATGTTTTCACAATCTTCAAATAGTTTATTTGCAGATATGCCATTTTCAAGCTTTAATGCAGTTTTTGCACTTTTAGAAAAGATAACAAACACTTCAATATCTTTTGGTATTTGTTTCACAAAATTAACACCAAGATTAGAGCCACTAGCTCCTGAAATTGCAACAGTTATTCTCAAGAAAAACCTTTAATTTTAATATATTAAAAATGATAATAGCAAAAAAAAACTTTTAATTCAATCCACCTAGTTACATATAGGAAAAAGCCCTAATTATAAGCTTAATTTAATTGAGTAAATGATAACATATTGTATAAATAATATATATTATATTTTAACATTTTGTAGAATAAAATATTATTTAATATACTTTATGTAAAAGGATTTTATATGTCAAAAATTTTTACGTATATTAGAAAAAATGAAAATAATTTAAAATATACCCAAGAGCAAAAAGATTCTGTTGAAAAATATATCAATAAGAAAAATATCGAAGTTTATAAAAATATAGAGATTGTTATAAATACCCCTCGGGAAGAAAAAAATATATTAGAATTATTGAAAAACTGTGAAATGAATTCAACTATTATTGTTTCAAATCTAAATGTTTTTGGAAGAACAATTGAAACTATTTTAGAAATAGTTAAATTTTTGTTATCAAATAAAATTAGAATAATCATTGTTGAACAAAATTTAGATTTAATAGACGATAAAGATATGCTAAGCCAAATGATTTTAGGTGTTATTTCAATGACTATTGGTTTAGAAAAAGAGTTAATGAGCTTAAGAACAAAAGAAGCATTAACAGCTAAAAAATTAAATGGTATAGCCTTAGGAAAACCAAAAGGTACAATACAAAAATCAAAATTTGATTTACAAAGAGATAAAATAGAAGAACTTTTAACTGTTGGTTTATCAGTTAGAAAGATATCAAAACTTCTTGGATATAACAATCATATAGGATTGAATAACTATGTTAAAAAAAGAAAAATAAAAGCAAATCTAAAAAATGAACAAAAAACATTATAGTGTTTATATTTATAATGGTTTAAATAAAATATAGTAAAATAAAATAATTAAAATTAATGGAGTTATTGTGAAAGTATTATTAACAAAAGATGTAAAAAGTTTAGGAAAAGCTGGTGAGATTAAAGAAGTAGCAGATGGTTATGGTAAAAACTTCTTAATAGGTAAAGGCTTAGCATTACACGCAACAACTGAAGTATTAAATAGATGGAAGTCTGAACAAAAAAGAGCAGCTGAAAATGAAGCAAAAGAAATAGCAACAGCAAAAGAGTTAGCAGAAAAGTTAAATGCAACAAAATTAACAATCAAACATAAAGTTGGAGCAAATGGTCATTTAATTGGGTCAGTTACTAATAAAGAGATTGCAGAATCATTAGAAGATCAATTTTCAATTATGCTTGATAAAAAAAATATTTCATTAGATAAAAAAATCAAATCTGTTGGAATTTATGAAGTTGATTGTAAATTAGGTCATGCAATTCATGCAAGTTTAAAAGTTGATATAATTGGAGAATAATTAGATGTTTGATGCTACAACGATACTTGCTTATAAAGGTGCAAATAAAGCAGTAATTGGAGGTGACGGTCAAGTTACTTTTGGAAATACTGTTTTAAAAGGAAATGCAACAAAAATAAGAACTCTTTATAAAGATCAGATATTAGCTGGATTTGCAGGAAGTACAGCAGATGCATTTAATCTTTTTGATATGTTCGAAGGTCATTTAGAAGCTTGTAAAGGAGATTTATTAAAATCTGTAATTGCTTTTTCCAAAGAATGGAGAAAAGACAAACTTTTAAGAAGACTCGAAGCTATGATGATAGTTTTAAATAAAGAAAAAATTTTTATATTAAGTGGAAATGGTGATGTTGTAGAACCTGAAGATGGAGCAATCGCTTCTATTGGAAGTGGTGGAAATTTTGCTATTTCAGCTGCACGTGCGCTTGCAAAACATTCTACTTTAGATGAAGAGGCTGTTGTTAGAGAGTCTTTAATGATTGCAGGAGAACTTTGTATATATACAAATCAAAATATTAAAATATTAAAATTAGAGGACTAAAAGTATGGATATGACACCAAAACAAATCGTTGCATACTTAGATGATTATATTATTGGTCAAGCAAATGCAAAAAAGACTATTGCATTAGCACTTAGAAATAGATATAGAAGAATGAAAGTAGAGCCAAAACTTCAAGAAGAGATAATGCCTAAAAATATTTTAATGATAGGTAGTACAGGAGTTGGTAAAACAGAAATTGCAAGACGATTAGCTAAAATGATGGGTTTACCTTTTATAAAAGTTGAAGCTAGTAAATATACTGAAGTTGGATTTGTAGGTCGTGATGTTGAATCTATGGTTAGAGATTTAGTATATGAAAGTATAAATTTGGTAACTCGTGAATTTGAAGAAAAAATAAAAGATAAAATTGATGATGAAGTAAATAAAAAAATTATTGAAATTTTAGTTCCACCATTACCAAATACTGCTAGTGATAGTGCAAAGGAATCATTTATTAAAACATATAATGTAATGGAAAAGAAACTTTTAGACGGAACTTTAGATGATAAAAGAATAGAAATTGAAGTTCCTAAAAAAGCCCACGTTGAAATTTTAGATTCTTCAATGCCTTTTGATATGAGTTCTATGCAAGAAAGCTTAAATAAAATGTTAGGTGGACTTAATAAAGAAAAAATCAAAAAAGAAGTATCTATTAAGGACGCTAAAATTTTATTAAGAGGTTTTGCAAGTGAAAGTTTACTAGATCTTGAAGCTATAAAAATTGAAGCAATTAAAAGAGCTGAAAATGGTGGAATTATATTTTTAGATGAAATTGATAAAATTGCATCAGGAAAGAAAAATAATGGTCAAGATCCATCTAAAGAAGGAGTACAAAGAGATTTACTTCCAATAGTTGAAGGATCTAATGTTCAAACAAAATTTGGTCAAATTAAAACTGATCATATATTGTTTATCGCTGCTGGTGCATTTCATGTATCAAAACCAAGTGATTTAATTCCAGAACTGCAAGGAAGATTTCCTCTAAGAGTAGAATTAGAAGCTTTAGATGAAGAATCATTATATAAAATTTTAACTAGTACTAAAAACTCTTTATTAAGACAATACAAAGCTCTTTTAGAAGTAGAAGAAGTGGAATTAGAATTTGATGATGAAGCTATTAGAGCATTTGCAAAATATTCAGTTACTGCAAATGAAATAACAGAAGATATAGGTGCTAGAAGACTTCATACTGTTATTGAAAAAGTGATTGAAGATATCTCATTTGAAGCAGATGAGAAAAGAGGTCAAAAAGTTATTGTAACAAAAGAGCTAGTATCTGAAAAACTTGACGATATTGTTGATAATGTTGATACAGCAAGATATATCTTGTAAGTTATAAATTAATAATTTTTTAGATAGAATATTTTAATAAAAACAAGGAGATAGTATTATGAATATAATAACATTTTGTGAAGTAGATGAATCTTTATTTAATCCTGAATTTAATGTTGAACATTTTCATTCAGGTACAAGTTTAGAAGCAGATGTAGTTATTATTAATATTGATTCAATATTTGAATTTGAAGAAAATAAGACTGCAATCACTAAAGATAAATTTGTCTCAATAGCTATTATTGAAGATGAAAGTGATTATGATGCTTTTAAAAATTTTGGGATTGATGCTTGGATTAGAATGTCTGAAATTTCACAAATTAATAATATTATTAACTTAGTAAATAAAAGGCTTTTATCATAATTATAGATACTCACTGTCACTTAGACAATAAGAAATATTACGAAGATATTGATGCTGTTATTCAAAATGCATTAAATCATGGGATTAAAGGTTTTTTAATCCCTGGCGCTGATTTTAATGATTTACCACAAGCCATTAAACTTGCAGAAAAATATGAAGAAGTATATTTTGCTGTAGGAATTCATCCTTACGATATAGATATGTACAATGAAGAGATGATGGAAAAATATGTAAATCATCCAAAATGTATTGCAATAGGTGAATGTGGTTTAGATTATTTTAGACTTCCTGAAGATGAAGATGAAAAAATAGCAAATGTGGAAAAACAAAAAGAAGTTTTTATATCTCAAATTGAATTTGCAAAAAAAGTAAAAAAACCTTTAATAATTCATATTAGAGAAGCTTCAAATGATTCAAGACAAATTTTGATAGATTATAATGCTAAAGAAGTTGGTGGAGTATTGCATTGTTATAATGCAAGTGAACATTTACT
This region includes:
- the speA gene encoding biosynthetic arginine decarboxylase, whose protein sequence is MNNYGINIWSDDNFVIEDGLAKINHDCKPSLISIVKDIRKQDFKGPLLLRFPHITEKQINTLYNTFNASIKEYDYKGNFNAVFPLKVNQLPNFIHPLINEGKKFNYGLEAGSKAELVIAMTYNNINSPITVNGFKDKEMIHLGFIAKSMGHDITLIIEGLNELEMIIEVLNETKMEAPSIGLRVRLHSGGSGLWAKSGGINSKFGLTSTEILEAYELMEDNNIVKYLTMIHFHIGSAMNSIKPLKKALREAGHIYAELKNLGATNLNAINIGGGLAVEYNAYERTRFYSLSEFSNDVIFTLKDIAKQKGVDEPNIFTESGRFISAASTVLITPVLELFSSEYDLDHLNLKEKNPPLIQELHDLLRDMSKRTAYEYMHDSIDHMESLLTLFDLGYIDLQDRSNAEILTHQVIKKAISLLEIDHYEELKKLDENIQEKYLLNFSLFQSLPDYWGIDQEFPIMPITHLDKKPTRSASLWDITCDSDGELPFDIKKPLYLHDVNLNKEDYFIGFFNVGAYQDTLGMKHNLFSHPTEVNVVFKDGEVVLEKILESQKIIDILEDIDYDTNEIRAILRKSLNDHNYNDMEKYLNENSYLKTIWSYHE
- the hisS gene encoding histidine--tRNA ligase — encoded protein: MANKTIQSLRGMKDIVNEESALFTYFVDNASKIAKNYGFSYIETPLLEETALFKRSVGESSDIVNKEMYQFIDKGENDVCLRPEGTAGVVRHFVEKKLDRAGGNYKWYYYGPMFRYERPQKGRLREFHQFGCEVFGIDSVFEDANIIIMLKEILEFFGIGFTLKLNSLGCNECMPPYKENLVKHLTNFKENLCEDCNRRILTNPIRVLDCKNDKCQLLLTGAPKITTSLCNSCDSDFEKLKEILNFNNINYEVDSNLVRGLDYYNKTAFEFVSNEIGAQSAIAGGGRYDKLVEFLGGKSTPGIGFAIGIERLLELIKMPQCNQDVIYMGTLDDSSLNTMIKVANQKRKTTKTLVEYTPRSFGKHFSIAEKLGANIVALIGENELKNGTIYIKNIKTREETNLKLEDF
- the tmk gene encoding dTMP kinase, with product MYAVIEGIDTAGKSTQLNLLKSKYPKAIFTKEPGGTELGTKLRVMALNGEAKSKVAEMFLFMADRAEHIEQVIKPNKNNTIISDRSIISGIAYSTQLKIDQLIELNLIATDNTLPSHVILLELTPEELKYRLSQKENDSIELRGIDYLLNIQNRMKETIKKLNINYIFIDASLKIEEIEMKIEEFMNGK
- the coaD gene encoding pantetheine-phosphate adenylyltransferase, which gives rise to MPKNCDINSYRKAIYSGTFDPITNGHLDIIKRAANIFDEVIIAVAKSELKKPMFDHDQRVAFAQAAVEGIEGVSVLGFDTLLVDLATELKVNTIIRGLRAVSDFEFELQMGYANSSINKKIETLYLMPTLQNAFVSSTIVREIIRFNGKFEHLVPEKVVKCMQL
- a CDS encoding UbiX family flavin prenyltransferase, translating into MRITVAISGASGSNLGVNFVKQIPKDIEVFVIFSKSAKTALKLENGISANKLFEDCENITVFKDSNIGASIASGSFKVDKMIILPCSMNTLAKCAVGISDSLITRAFTVMLKEKRDIVLAPREMPLNSIVLENMLKLSNLGVIIAPPILGYYSAQQSLEDMEKFLIGKWFDLLKIDNNLYKRWE
- a CDS encoding recombinase family protein, with amino-acid sequence MSKIFTYIRKNENNLKYTQEQKDSVEKYINKKNIEVYKNIEIVINTPREEKNILELLKNCEMNSTIIVSNLNVFGRTIETILEIVKFLLSNKIRIIIVEQNLDLIDDKDMLSQMILGVISMTIGLEKELMSLRTKEALTAKKLNGIALGKPKGTIQKSKFDLQRDKIEELLTVGLSVRKISKLLGYNNHIGLNNYVKKRKIKANLKNEQKTL
- the rplI gene encoding 50S ribosomal protein L9, coding for MKVLLTKDVKSLGKAGEIKEVADGYGKNFLIGKGLALHATTEVLNRWKSEQKRAAENEAKEIATAKELAEKLNATKLTIKHKVGANGHLIGSVTNKEIAESLEDQFSIMLDKKNISLDKKIKSVGIYEVDCKLGHAIHASLKVDIIGE
- the hslV gene encoding ATP-dependent protease subunit HslV translates to MFDATTILAYKGANKAVIGGDGQVTFGNTVLKGNATKIRTLYKDQILAGFAGSTADAFNLFDMFEGHLEACKGDLLKSVIAFSKEWRKDKLLRRLEAMMIVLNKEKIFILSGNGDVVEPEDGAIASIGSGGNFAISAARALAKHSTLDEEAVVRESLMIAGELCIYTNQNIKILKLED
- the hslU gene encoding ATP-dependent protease ATPase subunit HslU; protein product: MDMTPKQIVAYLDDYIIGQANAKKTIALALRNRYRRMKVEPKLQEEIMPKNILMIGSTGVGKTEIARRLAKMMGLPFIKVEASKYTEVGFVGRDVESMVRDLVYESINLVTREFEEKIKDKIDDEVNKKIIEILVPPLPNTASDSAKESFIKTYNVMEKKLLDGTLDDKRIEIEVPKKAHVEILDSSMPFDMSSMQESLNKMLGGLNKEKIKKEVSIKDAKILLRGFASESLLDLEAIKIEAIKRAENGGIIFLDEIDKIASGKKNNGQDPSKEGVQRDLLPIVEGSNVQTKFGQIKTDHILFIAAGAFHVSKPSDLIPELQGRFPLRVELEALDEESLYKILTSTKNSLLRQYKALLEVEEVELEFDDEAIRAFAKYSVTANEITEDIGARRLHTVIEKVIEDISFEADEKRGQKVIVTKELVSEKLDDIVDNVDTARYIL
- a CDS encoding TatD family hydrolase, whose product is MIIDTHCHLDNKKYYEDIDAVIQNALNHGIKGFLIPGADFNDLPQAIKLAEKYEEVYFAVGIHPYDIDMYNEEMMEKYVNHPKCIAIGECGLDYFRLPEDEDEKIANVEKQKEVFISQIEFAKKVKKPLIIHIREASNDSRQILIDYNAKEVGGVLHCYNASEHLLPLSEHNFYFGIGGVLTFKNAKKLVEVLPKIPKDKLLIETDAPYLTPHPHRGERNEPYYTTFVAQKMAELLELSQEDIEDLTTNNAKKLFKEFSSLS